A section of the Paenibacillus aurantius genome encodes:
- a CDS encoding aldehyde dehydrogenase family protein → MKRALNYVAGEWRESESGEWAAAYNPARPSEQVGEVTQSTREEVSRAVDAAEAAFAAWRGLPGMKRGKFLAAAARILEDRADAVAETMTREMGKTFAEARGEVLRGAAILHYYAGEGERSNGEHIPPADGKSLLYTRRIPLGAVGLITPWNFPVAIPVWKLAPALVYGNTVVLKPAGNSSVTACLLVEALEEAGLPPGVVNLVHGSGRLTGDALLEHPKLAAISFTGSNAVGRKIAEKASHRGLKYQLEMGGKNAVIVMEDADLDQAADMVVSGSMKSTGQKCTATSKVIVMSAVAEVFIERLTERLRSIRMGDGMEPETYYGPLSSRQAQQSVLSHIHQGQEEGARLLTGGKAPDAEGYHVEPTLFAGVTPSMSLAREEIFGPVLAVMEADSLDEAIGMANDTDFGLSAAIFTQSLSNALTFVSRIEAGMIKVNAETAGVEYQAPFGGLKQSSSHSREQGRAAMEFFTHTQTISLSL, encoded by the coding sequence ATGAAAAGGGCTTTGAATTACGTGGCAGGGGAATGGAGAGAATCGGAATCCGGCGAATGGGCAGCTGCCTATAATCCCGCCCGTCCTTCCGAGCAAGTCGGAGAGGTAACCCAGTCCACCCGCGAGGAGGTTAGCCGCGCAGTGGATGCCGCGGAAGCCGCTTTCGCCGCCTGGCGCGGCTTGCCGGGGATGAAGCGCGGAAAGTTTCTTGCAGCGGCAGCCCGAATTCTGGAGGACAGGGCCGATGCAGTAGCCGAAACCATGACCCGGGAGATGGGCAAAACCTTCGCGGAAGCCCGGGGAGAAGTTCTCCGGGGAGCGGCCATCCTGCATTACTACGCAGGCGAGGGGGAACGGTCGAACGGAGAGCATATTCCTCCTGCTGATGGAAAATCCCTTCTTTATACCCGTCGCATCCCTCTCGGGGCTGTCGGCCTGATTACCCCGTGGAATTTTCCGGTTGCGATCCCCGTTTGGAAGCTGGCTCCCGCTCTTGTCTATGGCAATACCGTTGTGCTTAAGCCGGCGGGCAACTCTTCGGTTACGGCCTGCCTGCTGGTGGAAGCGCTGGAGGAGGCGGGACTGCCGCCGGGTGTCGTCAACCTGGTGCACGGCTCCGGCCGCCTGACGGGCGACGCTCTCTTGGAGCATCCCAAGCTGGCCGCCATTTCCTTTACCGGCTCGAATGCGGTGGGCCGGAAGATCGCGGAGAAGGCTTCCCATAGAGGATTGAAATACCAGCTCGAAATGGGCGGCAAGAATGCGGTCATCGTCATGGAGGACGCCGATCTGGATCAGGCGGCCGATATGGTCGTTTCCGGCTCCATGAAAAGCACCGGCCAGAAATGCACCGCCACGAGCAAGGTTATCGTTATGAGTGCGGTGGCGGAGGTTTTTATAGAGAGACTAACGGAACGGCTGCGTTCCATCCGGATGGGAGACGGCATGGAGCCGGAAACGTATTACGGCCCGCTTTCCTCCCGTCAGGCCCAGCAATCCGTCTTGTCCCATATCCACCAAGGCCAGGAGGAAGGAGCCCGGCTGCTTACCGGGGGAAAAGCACCTGATGCCGAAGGCTACCACGTCGAGCCGACCCTTTTTGCCGGCGTAACTCCTTCCATGTCGCTCGCGAGGGAAGAAATCTTCGGTCCTGTGCTGGCCGTCATGGAAGCAGACAGCCTGGACGAGGCCATCGGGATGGCGAACGACACGGATTTCGGCTTGAGCGCCGCCATTTTCACACAAAGTCTCTCCAATGCCCTGACCTTCGTATCCCGTATAGAAGCGGGCATGATCAAGGTCAACGCGGAAACGGCGGGAGTAGAGTACCAAGCGCCGTTCGGCGGCTTGAAGCAGTCCAGCTCCCATTCCCGTGAGCAGGGGCGTGCGGCCATGGAGTTTTTTACTCATACCCAGACCATCTCATTGTCCCTATAA
- a CDS encoding dihydrodipicolinate synthase family protein encodes MFEAFAGSLKGINAIPVTPFNEEGRVDYPLYAEVLDHLLASGIQAIYPCGNTGEFYSLTVEEAKEVISYSVDHIAGRAKVIAGVGYDAATAGTMARHAEEAGADGIMIHQPVHPFLLDRGLVAYYRTVARSTRLPLILYIRSENATAEAIREAAQEPNIVGVKYAVNHLPSFAKAVGLIGDELVWICGTAEMWAPFFYAAGAVGFTSGLVNVDAGRSKGMLEALEAGRFPEAMRIWDEVRPFEELREGNRNGNNVSVVKEAMAQLGRIPSRVRPPIAELLPEEKVKVRVLLTGWGLLKEEGGGSR; translated from the coding sequence TTGTTCGAAGCATTTGCCGGGAGCTTGAAGGGCATCAACGCCATTCCCGTTACTCCCTTTAATGAAGAAGGCCGGGTGGATTACCCGCTTTATGCCGAAGTTCTGGATCATCTGCTGGCCAGTGGGATCCAGGCGATCTACCCTTGCGGCAATACGGGGGAATTTTATTCCCTGACCGTAGAGGAGGCGAAGGAGGTCATCTCCTACTCCGTCGATCACATAGCCGGGAGGGCGAAGGTGATTGCGGGGGTCGGGTATGACGCCGCAACAGCCGGAACGATGGCACGTCACGCGGAGGAAGCAGGGGCGGACGGCATCATGATCCACCAGCCTGTTCATCCGTTCCTTCTCGACCGGGGACTGGTCGCGTACTACCGGACCGTCGCCCGGTCCACCCGCCTGCCGCTTATCTTGTATATCCGCAGCGAGAACGCAACGGCCGAAGCGATCCGGGAGGCCGCGCAGGAGCCGAATATCGTCGGCGTTAAATATGCGGTTAACCACTTGCCTTCCTTTGCCAAGGCAGTGGGCTTGATCGGAGACGAGCTGGTATGGATTTGCGGAACGGCCGAAATGTGGGCGCCGTTCTTCTATGCCGCCGGCGCCGTCGGCTTTACATCCGGCTTGGTAAATGTGGATGCCGGACGGTCCAAGGGCATGCTGGAAGCGCTCGAGGCCGGGAGATTTCCTGAAGCGATGAGGATCTGGGACGAGGTTCGCCCTTTCGAGGAGCTTCGGGAAGGGAACCGGAACGGTAACAACGTCAGTGTCGTGAAGGAGGCGATGGCACAGCTCGGCCGCATCCCGTCCCGGGTTCGCCCGCCGATCGCGGAGCTGCTGCCGGAGGAGAAGGTGAAGGTACGCGTCCTCTTAACGGGATGGGGCCTGCTTAAGGAAGAAGGAGGAGGAAGCCGATGA
- a CDS encoding SDR family NAD(P)-dependent oxidoreductase → MLTGKLEQKTAVVTGAASGIGRAIALRYAAEGAHVVVNDVSDRGQEVVEEITRSGGRAQFFKADLRREAEAAALMREAYDQFGSLHILVNNAGVSGGKSVVEAEEKDWERIMDINLKGSWYCSKYAIPLMIDSGGGSVVNIASTHAFRTQANHFPYHSSKAGMIAMAAGICVDFGRYNIRANSICPGFIETPLAEEHMRQFPNREEKTKAMLATYPLGRFGQPEDVASAAVFLASEDAAFITGTTLVVDGGRSALQKAE, encoded by the coding sequence ATGCTAACCGGTAAATTGGAACAGAAGACCGCTGTGGTCACCGGCGCGGCGTCCGGGATCGGCCGGGCGATCGCCCTCCGTTACGCTGCGGAAGGCGCTCATGTGGTCGTCAATGACGTTTCGGACAGGGGGCAGGAAGTCGTCGAGGAGATTACGCGCTCCGGCGGCCGTGCCCAATTCTTTAAGGCGGATCTCCGCCGTGAGGCGGAGGCCGCCGCTTTGATGAGAGAGGCGTACGATCAATTTGGCTCCCTGCATATTCTGGTCAACAATGCCGGGGTATCCGGAGGGAAATCCGTGGTGGAGGCTGAGGAGAAGGATTGGGAGCGGATCATGGACATTAACCTGAAGGGCTCCTGGTACTGCAGCAAGTACGCCATTCCCTTGATGATCGACAGCGGAGGCGGCAGCGTGGTGAACATTGCCTCCACCCATGCCTTCCGGACGCAGGCGAACCACTTTCCTTATCATTCTTCCAAGGCAGGCATGATTGCGATGGCAGCGGGCATCTGCGTGGATTTCGGACGATATAACATCCGGGCCAACAGCATCTGCCCAGGGTTTATCGAAACCCCGCTTGCCGAAGAACACATGAGGCAGTTTCCGAACCGGGAAGAGAAGACGAAAGCCATGCTGGCGACTTATCCGCTCGGGAGATTCGGGCAGCCGGAGGACGTCGCCTCGGCCGCCGTCTTCCTCGCTTCGGAGGACGCCGCCTTTATAACAGGCACGACACTTGTGGTCGACGGAGGCCGTTCGGCACTCCAGAAAGCCGAATAA